The following are from one region of the Salicibibacter kimchii genome:
- a CDS encoding carbon starvation protein A — translation MSGILLAVIGMAMLAFGYFYYSKFIAKRIYRLDPNFQTPAHQFNDGVDFVPTKKSVLWAHQFTSIAGAAPILGPAIAVYWGWLPAFLWVILGTVFAAGVHDFGSLVLSVRNKGQSIGTLADRLIGRRAKLLFLFIILILVLMVAAVFAWVISDLFVSYPASVLSIFIQIPLAVLIGVYFLKRGKGLLLPSIIALIVMYGTAVLASYVPALQIDLVQYFGGEGSTVVFGLDAVSMSFLIWIIILMTYVYIASTLPVWKLLQPRDYINAHQLLVGLAVLYLGLLVTNPEVTAPTTRSTDDVSWFPLLFITIACGAVSGFHSLVSSGTTSKQLNKETDARTVGYGGAIGEGVLALISIIAVVTFFSTSDDFLTAYPTFDVANAEGLGNFIEGAAQLASGLLIPESVAQTIVAVVVISFAATTLDTAVRLMRYIISEIGREYNALALTKKHVATSIAVGASMALVLLPQDDRGLGAGGYILWPLFGTSNQLLAGITLMLITIWLSRQGRNYLVTLIPMVFLLIMTILAMLQQLSTEWWIFAENGDALLFVLGSIILAFAVWICLEAYLLFKQGKSQRLDND, via the coding sequence ATGTCAGGGATCTTGCTCGCCGTCATCGGCATGGCGATGCTAGCTTTTGGCTATTTCTATTATTCTAAGTTTATCGCCAAACGCATTTACCGTTTGGATCCGAATTTTCAAACACCTGCACACCAATTTAATGACGGTGTTGATTTTGTGCCTACGAAAAAAAGCGTTCTCTGGGCTCATCAATTTACGTCCATCGCAGGCGCAGCCCCAATTCTGGGACCGGCTATTGCGGTTTATTGGGGCTGGCTGCCTGCTTTTCTTTGGGTGATCCTCGGAACCGTTTTCGCTGCCGGGGTCCATGATTTTGGCTCCCTCGTTCTGTCCGTACGAAACAAGGGACAATCGATTGGCACCTTGGCTGATCGCTTAATCGGCCGGCGGGCAAAACTGCTTTTTTTATTTATTATTCTTATTCTTGTGCTTATGGTAGCGGCCGTTTTCGCCTGGGTAATTTCCGACTTGTTTGTCAGCTATCCGGCTAGCGTTCTTTCCATCTTTATTCAAATTCCACTTGCTGTTCTGATTGGGGTTTATTTCCTCAAGCGTGGAAAAGGATTACTTCTCCCTTCCATTATCGCCTTGATCGTCATGTACGGAACGGCTGTTTTGGCCAGCTATGTTCCGGCTTTGCAAATCGATCTTGTTCAGTATTTCGGCGGTGAAGGCTCAACGGTCGTTTTCGGACTGGACGCGGTTTCCATGTCATTTCTAATCTGGATTATTATTCTTATGACGTATGTTTACATTGCGTCCACGCTTCCAGTATGGAAATTGCTCCAACCCCGGGATTACATAAACGCGCACCAGCTCTTAGTCGGGTTAGCCGTTCTTTATCTCGGTTTATTAGTGACAAATCCCGAAGTGACAGCTCCGACGACACGCTCGACGGACGATGTCTCCTGGTTCCCGCTTCTCTTTATTACCATCGCCTGCGGAGCGGTATCAGGTTTCCACTCCCTCGTCTCCTCGGGCACAACATCCAAACAATTGAATAAAGAAACCGACGCCCGTACCGTTGGGTATGGAGGGGCCATTGGTGAAGGTGTTCTGGCGCTTATCTCCATTATTGCCGTTGTCACCTTCTTCTCGACGAGCGATGATTTCTTAACGGCTTACCCTACCTTTGATGTAGCAAACGCGGAAGGGCTTGGTAATTTTATCGAGGGCGCCGCACAACTGGCCTCCGGTTTACTCATACCCGAATCCGTCGCGCAAACGATTGTCGCGGTCGTTGTAATCAGCTTTGCCGCTACAACGCTCGATACTGCCGTTCGTTTAATGCGCTATATCATTTCCGAAATCGGGCGCGAATACAATGCGTTAGCGCTCACAAAAAAGCACGTAGCCACATCCATCGCCGTCGGTGCGAGTATGGCGCTTGTCCTTCTTCCGCAAGATGATCGTGGATTGGGGGCCGGTGGTTACATTTTATGGCCGCTCTTCGGTACGTCCAACCAGTTGCTCGCCGGGATTACGTTAATGCTCATCACCATTTGGTTGAGCCGCCAGGGAAGGAACTATCTCGTTACATTGATACCGATGGTATTTCTGCTCATAATGACGATTCTAGCCATGCTCCAACAGCTTAGCACGGAGTGGTGGATATTCGCTGAAAACGGTGATGCACTTCTCTTTGTGCTCGGTTCCATAATCCTCGCGTTTGCCGTATGGATTTGCTTGGAAGCTTACTTGTTGTTTAAACAGGGGAAATCCCAACGGTTAGATAATGATTAA
- a CDS encoding carbon starvation protein A, translated as MPGIGIAVIGIIIFALGYLYYSKFIAKHIYRLDPNFRTPAHQFNDGIDFVPTKKSIVWAHHFTSIAGAAPILGPAIAVYWGWLPAFIWVVLGTVFAAGVHDFGALVLSVRNKGRSIGTLAERLIGRRAKMLFLFIILILVLMVNAVFAWVIANLFVTFPASVLSIFIQIPLAVIIGIYFLRRGKGLLFPSLLALIVMYGTAALASGIPALQIDLVSYFGGENATVAFGIDAVSIAFLIWIVILMAYVYIASTLPVWKLLQPRDYINAHQLIIGLGILYLGLLVTNPEVTAPVTRSVDDVSWFPLLFITIACGAISGFHSLVSSGTTSKQLNKESDARLVGYGGSIGEGILAIISIVAVVTLFSTQEEFLSTYSSFTTANEIGLNNFIEGAAQLATGLFIPEAIAQTIVAVVVISFAATTLDTAVRLMRYIISEIATEYKAYALTKKHVATAIAVGSSMTLVLMPGDERGFGAGGYLLWPLFGTSNQLLAGIALLLITIWLRRQGRNFLVTFIPMVFLLAMTLLAMFSQVWFEWAWYGSDSNFLLFTLGAIILIFAVWICLEAYLLFKNDKTKALEDDDR; from the coding sequence ATGCCGGGGATTGGAATAGCTGTCATTGGAATCATCATCTTTGCACTCGGGTACCTTTACTATTCCAAATTTATTGCCAAACACATTTATCGACTTGATCCGAATTTTCGTACGCCCGCCCACCAGTTTAACGATGGTATTGATTTCGTACCAACGAAAAAAAGCATCGTTTGGGCCCATCATTTCACCTCCATTGCAGGTGCAGCGCCGATATTAGGACCGGCCATCGCTGTTTATTGGGGCTGGCTTCCAGCGTTTATATGGGTGGTGCTCGGAACGGTCTTCGCCGCCGGGGTCCATGATTTCGGGGCGCTTGTTTTATCTGTGCGAAATAAGGGACGATCCATCGGTACGCTTGCCGAACGTTTAATCGGCAGGCGCGCGAAGATGCTGTTTCTCTTTATCATTCTTATTCTTGTCTTAATGGTCAACGCCGTGTTCGCGTGGGTCATTGCCAACTTGTTCGTCACGTTTCCGGCCAGTGTATTGTCCATCTTTATTCAAATTCCGCTCGCGGTCATTATTGGTATTTATTTTCTCAGGCGTGGGAAAGGATTGCTTTTCCCTTCCCTCCTTGCCTTGATCGTCATGTATGGAACAGCCGCGCTGGCAAGCGGCATTCCCGCTTTACAAATTGACTTGGTGAGTTATTTCGGCGGTGAGAATGCAACCGTCGCTTTCGGAATCGATGCCGTATCAATAGCATTTTTAATCTGGATCGTCATTTTAATGGCTTATGTCTATATTGCGTCGACGTTGCCTGTCTGGAAACTCTTGCAACCGCGAGACTACATCAATGCCCATCAGCTCATCATCGGGTTGGGTATTTTATATCTCGGGTTATTAGTGACGAATCCGGAAGTAACAGCGCCGGTTACACGTTCTGTGGATGACGTTTCCTGGTTCCCGCTGTTGTTTATTACGATTGCGTGCGGGGCTATATCAGGATTTCATTCGCTCGTATCTTCAGGAACAACGTCTAAACAGTTAAACAAGGAATCCGATGCTCGTCTGGTCGGTTACGGCGGCTCGATCGGAGAAGGAATCTTGGCGATTATTTCCATTGTCGCCGTGGTGACGTTATTTTCCACTCAAGAGGAATTTTTGAGCACCTATTCCAGTTTCACCACCGCCAATGAGATCGGGTTAAACAACTTTATTGAAGGCGCGGCCCAACTCGCCACCGGATTGTTCATTCCGGAAGCAATTGCACAAACGATTGTGGCTGTCGTCGTCATCAGTTTTGCTGCCACAACGCTCGATACCGCCGTTCGATTAATGCGCTATATCATTTCGGAGATTGCCACCGAGTATAAAGCATATGCCTTAACGAAAAAGCATGTCGCTACCGCCATCGCCGTCGGCTCCAGCATGACACTTGTCCTCATGCCCGGAGATGAAAGAGGCTTTGGCGCCGGAGGCTATCTGCTCTGGCCGTTGTTCGGTACCTCGAATCAATTGCTTGCCGGCATCGCGTTATTACTCATTACCATTTGGCTGCGCCGACAAGGACGAAATTTCCTAGTCACATTCATTCCTATGGTCTTCTTGCTCGCAATGACTTTATTGGCCATGTTCTCTCAAGTATGGTTTGAATGGGCCTGGTACGGTAGCGATTCGAATTTTCTGCTATTCACGCTCGGTGCGATTATCCTCATCTTTGCCGTATGGATATGCCTTGAAGCCTACCTGCTGTTTAAAAATGACAAAACGAAAGCGCTTGAAGATGATGATCGGTAA
- a CDS encoding GNAT family N-acetyltransferase, with amino-acid sequence MFKITLGENLFLHLIEMQHAQELHSVVDASRGHLRRWLPWVDAMKTVADFQPVIHAWLQQYADGRGFQAGIKKDGVLVGVIGLHDIDWMNRRTSLGYWLTEAYTGRGIMTKATQAVLAIVFNDYQLNRVQIQCGVTNYESQAIPKRLGFLFEGVVRDGEWLYDHYHDLVQYSLLREEWLRYISSGGR; translated from the coding sequence ATGTTTAAAATAACGTTGGGCGAGAATCTTTTTTTGCATCTTATTGAGATGCAACATGCACAGGAATTACATTCAGTGGTTGACGCGTCCCGCGGACATCTCAGGCGATGGTTGCCATGGGTCGATGCAATGAAAACCGTTGCAGATTTTCAACCTGTCATTCACGCGTGGCTGCAACAATACGCAGATGGCAGAGGCTTTCAGGCGGGGATCAAGAAAGACGGTGTTCTTGTGGGGGTTATCGGTTTACATGACATCGATTGGATGAATAGAAGGACATCATTGGGTTACTGGCTTACCGAGGCATATACGGGACGAGGGATTATGACAAAAGCTACCCAAGCGGTATTGGCGATCGTGTTTAATGATTATCAATTAAACCGTGTGCAAATCCAATGTGGAGTGACCAATTATGAAAGCCAGGCGATCCCAAAAAGGCTCGGCTTTCTTTTTGAAGGGGTCGTTCGTGATGGGGAATGGCTGTATGACCACTATCATGACCTTGTGCAATACAGTTTATTGCGGGAAGAATGGCTGCGTTATATTTCCAGCGGTGGGAGGTAA
- a CDS encoding ArsA family ATPase, translating into MHHHSILFFGGKGGVGKSTCSAAFALSAAQNGKKVLLISTDPAHNLEDLFDMRIGNTISQLQTNLYGLEIDAEEESKRYIAGVKENLQGLVHAHRVSEVHRQIDMAANTPGADESALFDALVNIILEQTEHFDLIVFDTAPTGHTLRLLSLPEMMEAWIDGMLKRRRTVNENYSQLLNDGEPVEDPIYQTLMKRKQKFVEARKWLLDKRKTGFVYVLTPERLPIEETSRAVEQLAQAKMNVNTLIVNKCLPDEADASPFFQKRKEQEQQYIETIHGQFKKQKKIFLPLLSEDISTRANLQHISDYL; encoded by the coding sequence ATGCATCACCACTCCATTTTGTTTTTTGGCGGAAAAGGCGGAGTAGGAAAATCAACCTGCTCCGCTGCCTTCGCCCTTTCCGCCGCACAAAACGGAAAAAAAGTGCTACTCATTTCCACCGATCCCGCTCACAATCTTGAAGACTTGTTTGACATGCGAATTGGAAACACGATCTCCCAGTTGCAAACCAATCTATATGGATTGGAAATTGACGCAGAAGAAGAGTCGAAACGCTATATCGCGGGAGTCAAAGAGAATTTACAAGGCCTCGTTCATGCCCACCGGGTAAGTGAAGTACACAGGCAAATCGATATGGCCGCCAACACGCCGGGGGCCGATGAGTCCGCCCTTTTCGATGCACTTGTGAACATTATCCTCGAACAAACCGAGCACTTTGACCTCATCGTTTTTGATACAGCACCCACCGGGCACACCTTGCGGTTGCTTTCTTTGCCGGAGATGATGGAAGCATGGATCGATGGCATGTTAAAACGGAGACGTACGGTGAATGAGAACTATAGTCAATTGTTAAACGATGGCGAGCCTGTGGAAGACCCGATCTATCAAACGTTGATGAAGCGGAAGCAAAAATTTGTGGAAGCGAGGAAATGGCTGTTAGACAAAAGAAAAACCGGGTTCGTCTATGTGCTCACACCTGAACGGCTTCCAATTGAAGAAACATCACGGGCCGTCGAACAGCTCGCTCAAGCGAAAATGAACGTGAATACGTTAATCGTCAATAAATGTCTGCCCGACGAAGCCGATGCCTCTCCTTTTTTCCAAAAAAGAAAAGAGCAAGAGCAGCAATATATCGAAACGATTCACGGGCAATTTAAAAAACAGAAGAAAATTTTCCTTCCATTGCTATCTGAAGACATCTCCACACGAGCAAACCTTCAACATATTTCCGATTATTTGTGA
- the ehuD gene encoding ectoine/hydroxyectoine ABC transporter permease subunit EhuD, with translation MTWDWEFAFEVFPEIISAIGITIGATVAAYLISLTLGLVLTLLRRSSFKPLSLLVAGIVEFIRMTPPLVQLFFVYFAFDMTPFVTGAIVLGVHYATYVSEVYRSGIESVPASQWEASKALNFSTAQTWQKVVLPQAIPPVIPMLGNYLIVLFKETPLLSGIYVLEMLAVAQMIGSDTYRFLEPVTIVGFLFLVLSYPSALFIRYLEKRSGQLPGSSEKGVKT, from the coding sequence ATGACTTGGGATTGGGAATTTGCATTTGAGGTGTTTCCGGAGATTATAAGTGCGATTGGTATAACGATTGGGGCGACGGTCGCTGCCTATCTTATTTCATTGACCCTTGGGCTTGTGCTCACGTTGCTTCGAAGATCAAGTTTCAAACCGTTGTCACTGTTGGTCGCAGGTATCGTTGAATTTATCAGAATGACACCGCCTCTTGTGCAGCTATTCTTTGTATATTTTGCTTTTGATATGACTCCGTTTGTAACAGGGGCGATTGTGCTTGGCGTTCATTATGCCACCTATGTATCGGAAGTTTATCGTTCAGGAATTGAATCTGTCCCGGCCAGCCAGTGGGAAGCGAGCAAAGCATTGAACTTTTCAACAGCGCAAACATGGCAGAAAGTCGTTTTGCCGCAAGCAATACCGCCGGTTATTCCGATGTTGGGGAATTACTTGATTGTGCTTTTTAAGGAAACGCCGTTGTTGTCCGGTATTTATGTGCTGGAAATGTTGGCCGTAGCCCAAATGATCGGTTCGGATACGTATCGTTTTCTTGAACCGGTCACGATTGTCGGCTTCTTATTCCTCGTGCTTAGTTATCCATCAGCACTGTTCATACGTTATTTGGAAAAACGATCGGGGCAGTTACCCGGAAGTTCTGAAAAGGGTGTGAAAACATGA
- a CDS encoding cold shock domain-containing protein, with amino-acid sequence MKGTVKWFNAEKGFGFIEREDGDDVFVHFSAIQAEGFKTLDDGETVEFEIVEGDRGPQAANVIRQ; translated from the coding sequence ATGAAAGGCACAGTAAAATGGTTTAATGCAGAAAAAGGGTTTGGATTTATCGAACGGGAGGACGGAGATGACGTATTCGTTCACTTTTCCGCGATCCAAGCCGAAGGGTTCAAAACGTTGGACGATGGCGAGACAGTAGAATTTGAAATTGTTGAAGGAGATCGTGGCCCGCAAGCGGCTAACGTTATACGTCAATAG
- the ehuB gene encoding ectoine/hydroxyectoine ABC transporter substrate-binding protein EhuB gives MKKMGLIFALTGVGALMAACGGGETTVADLEENGIVQVGVANEEPYGYLDGETATGASTEIARAVFQNMGVEDVEATVTEFGNLIPSLNAGNYDVVTAGMDVQPERCENGSFGDVEYSYGEGMAVQSGNPMDLHSYEDIVEQDATVSVMSGANQLDMFEALGIDEDNIQYSDDIPGNIAALEAGDVDATVMTGATMNAAMDNADTDAIEQPENFTDPVIDGEEQVAYGAAVFRDDDEELREAYNESLQELKDSGEIAEIIAEFDFDEENVVTDEVTTEELCEG, from the coding sequence ATGAAAAAAATGGGGCTTATCTTTGCATTGACAGGGGTCGGCGCGCTCATGGCAGCGTGTGGCGGCGGGGAAACGACCGTCGCGGATCTTGAGGAAAATGGCATCGTACAAGTGGGGGTCGCTAATGAAGAACCTTACGGTTATCTTGATGGGGAAACAGCTACCGGTGCCAGTACGGAAATAGCAAGAGCTGTGTTTCAAAACATGGGTGTTGAGGACGTAGAAGCAACGGTGACGGAATTCGGGAACCTCATTCCAAGCTTGAATGCCGGCAACTATGACGTTGTCACCGCAGGAATGGATGTGCAACCGGAACGTTGTGAAAATGGAAGCTTCGGGGACGTTGAATACAGCTATGGCGAAGGCATGGCCGTTCAGAGCGGCAATCCGATGGATTTACACAGCTATGAAGATATTGTAGAGCAAGACGCGACGGTCTCGGTCATGTCCGGCGCTAATCAGCTTGACATGTTCGAAGCCCTTGGCATCGACGAAGATAATATCCAGTATTCCGATGATATCCCGGGGAACATTGCCGCTCTTGAAGCCGGTGACGTTGACGCGACGGTGATGACGGGCGCGACAATGAACGCTGCGATGGACAACGCGGATACAGACGCAATTGAGCAGCCGGAAAATTTTACAGATCCGGTTATTGACGGAGAAGAGCAAGTTGCTTATGGTGCCGCCGTATTTCGCGATGACGATGAGGAATTGCGTGAAGCCTATAACGAGAGCCTTCAGGAACTAAAAGATTCCGGCGAAATCGCCGAGATTATCGCAGAGTTCGATTTTGATGAAGAAAATGTTGTCACAGACGAGGTGACAACCGAAGAACTGTGTGAAGGCTAA
- a CDS encoding cory-CC-star protein: protein MGFKDQLSRALAFYDEVLRLPHRSEIKRELRDEDDIFYLLSFSEMLGIPNPVSYYTLELYPEMVEEFHDWHLRMGMEKSPIDGIRCC from the coding sequence TTGGGGTTTAAAGATCAACTATCACGTGCCCTGGCGTTTTATGATGAAGTGCTTCGACTCCCGCACCGTTCTGAAATCAAACGGGAGCTTCGGGATGAAGATGATATTTTTTACTTGCTATCTTTTTCTGAAATGCTAGGTATTCCGAACCCTGTTTCCTATTATACGTTGGAATTATATCCGGAAATGGTTGAAGAATTTCATGATTGGCATTTGCGAATGGGCATGGAAAAGTCTCCGATCGATGGCATTCGTTGTTGCTGA
- the thiM gene encoding hydroxyethylthiazole kinase, which produces MIDWVRKKNPLIHCITNDVVTNFTANGLLAVGASPVMTANHEEVEEMARTADGLLLNTGTLTPYQYEAMRLAAQAANENQTPIVLDPVAVGATSYRTRVVQAFLEGVHVAVIRGNGGEIAALIGMHADMHGVEGKSDQPPEMLAKEAANVLGTVVCVTGERDAVSDGKHTYLIKNGHVWLSRVVGTGCLLGAIISAYIAAKGTNVDLSRSATEALAQYGLAAEDAFARSKDEGIGTFQQRFLDSLGWINDDHCHGKINVQQV; this is translated from the coding sequence TTGATCGATTGGGTAAGAAAGAAAAATCCCCTCATTCACTGCATCACTAATGATGTCGTGACGAATTTCACGGCAAATGGGTTGTTGGCGGTTGGGGCTTCGCCTGTTATGACGGCGAATCATGAAGAAGTAGAAGAGATGGCACGAACAGCTGATGGTTTATTGTTAAATACGGGCACACTGACCCCCTATCAATATGAGGCGATGCGGCTCGCCGCACAGGCAGCGAATGAAAACCAAACCCCGATTGTTTTGGACCCTGTGGCGGTCGGGGCAACATCTTACCGCACTCGCGTTGTTCAGGCATTTTTAGAGGGCGTTCATGTAGCTGTCATTCGTGGAAACGGCGGAGAAATTGCCGCTCTTATTGGCATGCACGCGGATATGCATGGCGTAGAAGGAAAAAGTGATCAGCCGCCTGAAATGCTGGCAAAAGAGGCCGCTAACGTGTTAGGCACAGTGGTTTGTGTCACCGGTGAAAGAGACGCAGTGAGTGACGGGAAGCATACGTATCTCATAAAAAATGGACACGTGTGGCTTTCGCGCGTCGTTGGCACGGGGTGTTTGCTGGGAGCTATTATATCGGCTTATATCGCCGCGAAGGGAACCAACGTGGACCTATCACGATCAGCGACGGAGGCACTTGCCCAATATGGCCTCGCCGCTGAAGACGCATTCGCACGCTCGAAGGATGAAGGGATTGGCACCTTCCAACAGCGTTTTTTGGATTCCCTCGGCTGGATCAACGACGATCATTGCCATGGAAAAATCAACGTGCAACAAGTGTAG
- the ehuC gene encoding ectoine/hydroxyectoine ABC transporter permease subunit EhuC has product MFTNIGEFLPFILQGLSTTVQAFLFGAVLAYSIAIVAGLARTSKLVVVRVVATIFVELFRGTSLLVQMFFFAFVLPSLAPFTVSTFLAGGLALGFNYGAYASEVVRGAVLSVPEGQKEAAISLNMSKIQRMRLIILPQAFRIMLPGIGNNSIELLKGTSLVYFISLADMTYRADILRGANTALSDQIEIYTYLLLTYFVIALPLVLLTRWLEKQASKGVSTA; this is encoded by the coding sequence GTGTTTACCAATATTGGGGAATTTTTACCTTTCATATTACAGGGATTGTCTACGACCGTACAAGCATTTTTGTTCGGTGCTGTATTGGCTTATTCGATCGCGATTGTGGCCGGCTTGGCAAGAACGTCTAAACTCGTGGTTGTGCGCGTCGTCGCCACCATCTTTGTTGAGTTGTTTCGCGGAACCTCGTTGCTTGTACAGATGTTTTTCTTTGCATTTGTCTTACCGTCGTTGGCACCGTTTACGGTTTCCACATTTTTGGCCGGCGGGCTGGCGCTCGGATTTAACTACGGTGCCTATGCGTCAGAAGTCGTCCGCGGCGCTGTTTTATCTGTACCGGAAGGGCAAAAAGAGGCGGCGATTTCCCTCAACATGTCCAAAATTCAGCGCATGCGCCTGATTATATTGCCGCAAGCATTTCGTATCATGTTACCTGGGATCGGGAATAATTCTATTGAATTATTAAAAGGAACCTCGCTCGTTTATTTTATTTCGCTTGCCGATATGACTTACCGGGCGGATATTCTCCGAGGCGCAAATACGGCGCTGAGCGATCAAATCGAGATTTACACGTATTTGTTGCTCACTTATTTTGTGATCGCCCTCCCCCTCGTCCTGTTGACGAGATGGTTGGAGAAACAGGCATCTAAAGGGGTGAGTACGGCATGA
- the ehuA gene encoding ectoine/hydroxyectoine ABC transporter ATP-binding protein EhuA: MTEEVAEETAKVAGDDNESVVVRYKEVKKAFGDTVVLNDLNLDVKQGEKVALIGPSGSGKTTIIRMLMTLEQPTEGTIEVDGEMLWHKEVNGELIPADEKHLRKVRGKIGMVFQQYNLFPHMTIMRNCTEAPIHVLGISKDEAKKRAREMLDKVGLGDKINNYPSQLSGGQQQRVAIARSLVMQPKVMLFDEVTAALDPELVGEVLEVLKNIAAEGDTTMMIITHEMEFARDVADRVLFLDNGKIAEHGHPRDVLVNPQSERLQSFLGRFNEGY, encoded by the coding sequence ATGACAGAAGAAGTGGCGGAAGAAACGGCAAAAGTAGCTGGAGATGATAACGAAAGTGTGGTTGTCCGCTATAAAGAGGTCAAAAAAGCGTTTGGCGATACCGTCGTTTTGAACGATTTGAATCTCGATGTTAAACAAGGAGAAAAAGTTGCTTTAATCGGGCCTTCCGGCTCGGGGAAAACAACGATTATTCGCATGCTCATGACTTTGGAACAACCAACCGAAGGGACGATCGAAGTTGACGGGGAAATGCTTTGGCATAAAGAAGTGAATGGCGAGCTCATCCCCGCTGACGAAAAACATTTGCGTAAAGTCAGAGGAAAGATCGGCATGGTCTTTCAGCAATATAACCTTTTTCCACATATGACAATCATGCGCAATTGTACCGAAGCCCCCATTCATGTGCTTGGGATCAGTAAAGACGAAGCGAAAAAGAGAGCCCGGGAAATGTTGGATAAAGTAGGGCTTGGTGATAAAATCAATAACTACCCATCCCAATTGTCAGGCGGACAGCAACAGCGGGTAGCGATCGCCCGTTCCCTCGTCATGCAACCAAAGGTGATGCTTTTCGATGAAGTAACAGCCGCCCTTGACCCCGAACTTGTGGGAGAGGTCCTCGAAGTGCTTAAAAACATCGCTGCCGAAGGCGACACAACGATGATGATTATTACGCATGAGATGGAATTTGCCCGTGATGTGGCAGATCGCGTGCTATTTCTTGATAATGGTAAAATTGCTGAACACGGTCACCCCCGTGACGTACTCGTAAATCCGCAAAGTGAACGCTTGCAATCATTTTTGGGAAGGTTTAACGAAGGTTATTAA